GCAATTTAGGAAAGCTGCATGTATTCAAAAACTTCATGCTCCTGCATGAACTCCCTTCAAGGATAGCTGCAAGTATTCAAGTTCATGTTCCCGCATGGACTCCCTTCAAGTATTATCTTGTGTTCAAAGAAACCCAAGATCAAATTATTGCACTTTTTCTATATGGCGCTTGATGCTTTGTTCAGATTGACATGCCTTGGAGCAAACTAAGTTGAGCTATTTATATCACTATAGGAGGATCGGTACCTTTTATGTTGAACTATTTATTTATCTGCACCAAGTTTGAACTATGTTGTGTGCTAGATAATTTCTATATGCATGCGATTTTTATATTGAAATTTTTAAGTTTGAATTGTCATGTTTGAAATCACCATTTTTAATATGGTTTATAAATGTTTATGTTTGAATTTTAGTGGTGTGATATAAAGGatatacatgaagaataggctGAAATACaagagaaaaagaaataggagCTGAGATCTAGAACTTTTGCTGGAGTTTGGTGTAAAAAAAATAGAGCCCCCAAAAGTAGAGAAAGCTCCTACTTCCTGAGTAGGGACTCTTACTTAGAGACTATTGCTGGAGTTGCTCATTAATGGATCCAAATAGACTTTTGTTCACAATCAGACAAAAGATGCCATTAGCACTAATGGATCTAAATAGACTCTTGCCCACAATGAGACAAAAGATGCCAATAAGGCATTCAGAGAGATGAGCAACGTTTTGGACCACAATTGCACCATTCAGTGACTATTTCTGTCGTACTCCATCAGATGATAGATTGTGACAATGATGCACAGGGCACAGATCCAAGAACAAGAACACCTCACACAAACTACTCAATGACACCACCACTAGGGCTTAAACAAAGTTAACCACACGATCCAATTAGGTCACCCTGACGCTAATCGCAATTTGTGCGACTTTGTTCTTGGTTCTTAGTCAGTCAATCTTAAGGTCGTTATGAGGATGCACGCTAATTACGTGGCGCTAAATGGATGGATGCCCTTCGATCGTCTTGCATGTGTGTGGCCATGCGAatgcacgcacgcacgcccATGCCGGACCGGGGGTCAGAGCCTGACGAAGAAGACGGCGAGCTCGGGCCCCGTGGTGCCTCCCTGGGGCGCGATCATGTAGATCGACTCCGAGTCCCGGGACCCGATGAAGTGGTCGAAGCAGCCGCGCAGGTACGGCACCTcgtcgtccgccgccgccgcgtcggccGGGGGCGAGGAGCACCTCGTCCCGGGGAGCACGCCGGCGCCCATGGACACCGCCCGCAGCGTCTCCATCACCGTCAGGTCGTCGTCCGTGGCCTCGCGCCGCACCGCGTACCCGGTCTTCTTGCCGTTGCAGAACATGGTCCACGCCGGCTCGtccagcagcggcggcgcgtgggCGCCTCCCCCACGCTTCCGGCGCGTGCCGGCCTCGGCGTCCGCGGCCGCCGGGCGGCGCTCCGTCTCCAGGACGATGCGCGCGCCGGCCGGGTTGCCGAGCTCGCGGAGCAGCGCGTGCGTCTGGAGCGCGAGCTCGACGACGAGGCTGGGCAGGCAGCGCGGCGTCTCCTGCAGCGCCAGCACGACGCGGCCCCGGCGGTGGCCGTAGAGCGTCCCCGTGAGGCGCCGGCACGGCCGCGTGGTGCCCGAGAAGGACGCGCCCTTGGGCACGAGGCGGGAGCCCGCGCTGCTGGTGgcggaggacgaggacgaggcCGACGACGATGCCGCAGCGCTGGCCTCCGCCGGCGTGCCGACCTGCAGCCGCCCGCACCGCGGCGTCAGCGTCAGGACGGGGATCGCGTGCCGCAGCTTCTGGAACAGCCGCGCCGGCCGGGACGGGCCGCCCCGCCCCTCCCGGTGCCGCCGCGACGGCACCTCCAGCGACTGccccggcgcgcgcggcggcctctgcggcgcgccgccgcggccgtcgtAGCTGGCGCGGCCGTCGAAGGACGAGGTGGACGAGGACGTCCGGGTGCTGTCGACGGACGGCAGGCTGTCGCGGTGGCTGTGGGTGTCGTCGCTGGGGCGGCCGGGGGTGGGGTAGATGGCGAAGCCCATAGACGCGcgcccggcgccggcgaggcgggCGTCCGACGACCGGTCGGTCGACGCAATGGGCAGCCGTGCGAGGCGGCGGTGCGGTGGGGGTGGCCGTTAGTTATCCTGTGGCGGGGGACGCGTGATCTGGAACGTACGGGCGGCGGTTACGCCTATCGGGTCGTCGTGCTCCCTGGGGCTGGACGCCGCCTGGTTTCGCGGCTCTACCATTTTGGGGCTCCTCGTTTCTCTCGTGTGCCGTCTGTGCTCGTGTTGCTGAGCTCAAGGAGCACGAGTACAACAACCATGGCCACCATGGCCGCGTGCTCTGCTCGAGGAGGTGCTCAGTAGAGTTTACCTTCTTACAGATAAGCCCAACAGCAGAACATGCATTGAGCAGTGATCGATCTAACAACATTCAGATAAACGAGCCATAAAAAGCGCAGAAACAAAACAGACTGAGACCAGAACCAACATTTCCAGCGAGCAAAGGTTTGATCGCTGGTCTTTGCTCCAGTGGTAGCCGACATGCCCGTCAAGAGTAAGACGCCTGTGATGACTCCAATCTTGAGGATTAGCCGGCCTAGTTTCTCGAAGATGCTCATAGGGTTAGGATTCTATGCATGTATTTATAGGGATGAATGTGCATGCGTATATGTAAGCGTCTGCGATTATGTCTGTACTGCATTTCGCAAAAATAAAGCTAAAGGTTATTATTTACAGCCTCCCTAAAAATGAGAACTATCAAAAAAGGCATATATGGCTAAGAAAAAAAGGATCACAGGCAAGGCAAAGTCTGTTCAAGTCTTTGTATTTTGGTTCGTTAGGACGACAAACATTTGACCAACAATTATTGTGTAATTCTTCAATGACACAAGGTTGATGTCATTAGATCCATGTGTTCAAAATCCATTCTTATGAGTATACTTTTGTGTCACCTAAGTAAAATATGAATAGAACAATTCTTTGGTCAAATCCTTGTTTTTCAGGAAACTAAATATGACTTTTGAAACGAGCAAAAGAAAAAGATAGGATAGAAAAATTCGACAAGCACACAGCAAATGTGGGCCTAAATTTGGGTGCTCGATGGGCCTGAAGCCTGGGCGCACACATTTGGGTGGGCTTCGTTCTATGTTACTAGTTGCACGCACAGAGACTTTTCTCTTCTCTAGTTCAGTTCAGTCGCGCCCTGTCAGAGTTCACGGACTGTTGGTTTTTATTGCCCCGAATGACACGGAGCAGAGCTCAGCCCGTCAGCCGTGATGTCGACTGCCGGGTGCGTGTGAGCGTGTGATAAATGCACGGGGTTTCCTCTGGTCCTGGAACGCGTCCCTTGCTTAGACCCATAGCTTGTCTTCTTCGATCTGTATCTCAAAACCTATACAAAGAAAGACGACGCGAGCAACATCTCCGTGTGGCACTGCAACAGGTTCACTCGT
The Panicum hallii strain FIL2 chromosome 6, PHallii_v3.1, whole genome shotgun sequence genome window above contains:
- the LOC112897532 gene encoding protein MIZU-KUSSEI 1-like — its product is MGFAIYPTPGRPSDDTHSHRDSLPSVDSTRTSSSTSSFDGRASYDGRGGAPQRPPRAPGQSLEVPSRRHREGRGGPSRPARLFQKLRHAIPVLTLTPRCGRLQVGTPAEASAAASSSASSSSSATSSAGSRLVPKGASFSGTTRPCRRLTGTLYGHRRGRVVLALQETPRCLPSLVVELALQTHALLRELGNPAGARIVLETERRPAAADAEAGTRRKRGGGAHAPPLLDEPAWTMFCNGKKTGYAVRREATDDDLTVMETLRAVSMGAGVLPGTRCSSPPADAAAADDEVPYLRGCFDHFIGSRDSESIYMIAPQGGTTGPELAVFFVRL